In one window of Streptomyces sp. FXJ1.172 DNA:
- a CDS encoding dienelactone hydrolase family protein translates to MTTVTTRTIEYVADGLTMIGHLALPAGVDRRPAVLVGPEGMGLSDVERRRADALAELGYVALAFDLHGGRYLGDPEEMLARCLPLLADPDRMRGIGHAALDVLRAEPRTDPDRIAAIGYGTGGAIALELGRDGVDLRAIGTLNALTTGRPDETARIHCPVWAGVGSEDPIMPPAQRNAFTAEMQAAGVDWRLTVYGGALHAFHHPPVDHTMLPGVGYHPQHAQRAWCDVVDLLAECLPIAE, encoded by the coding sequence ATGACGACGGTTACAACGCGCACGATCGAATACGTCGCCGATGGCCTGACGATGATCGGGCACCTCGCGCTCCCGGCCGGTGTCGACCGCCGGCCCGCGGTCCTGGTCGGGCCCGAGGGGATGGGGCTCAGCGACGTCGAGCGTCGCCGGGCCGATGCGCTCGCCGAACTGGGATACGTGGCGCTGGCCTTCGACCTCCACGGAGGACGCTATTTGGGCGACCCTGAGGAGATGCTGGCCCGTTGTCTGCCGCTGCTCGCCGACCCCGACCGGATGCGAGGCATCGGCCACGCGGCGCTCGACGTGCTCCGCGCCGAGCCGCGGACCGACCCCGACCGGATCGCCGCCATCGGCTACGGCACCGGAGGCGCAATCGCGCTGGAACTCGGGCGCGACGGCGTCGACCTGCGCGCGATCGGGACATTGAACGCACTGACCACGGGCCGACCGGACGAGACGGCGCGCATTCACTGCCCAGTGTGGGCCGGGGTCGGGTCGGAGGACCCGATCATGCCGCCCGCTCAACGGAACGCATTCACCGCCGAGATGCAGGCTGCGGGCGTCGACTGGCGCCTCACGGTCTACGGCGGCGCCTTGCACGCCTTCCACCACCCGCCGGTCGACCACACCATGCTCCCCGGCGTCGGCTACCACCCGCAGCACGCGCAGCGAGCTTGGTGTGACGTCGTCGACCTGCTCGCCGAGTGCCTGCCCATAGCGGAGTGA
- a CDS encoding SDR family oxidoreductase, giving the protein MQIQGATALVTGANRGLGQVMARMLLQRGAQRVYGGARDPRSVVEPGVIPVRLDITDPAQVATAAKTCPDVTLLVNNAGVLTDSPLLAAPDLDAARTEMEVNYFGTLSVCRAFAPLLIGNAPGAIVNVLSIASWFTNPAMGSYSASKAAAWALTNGIRGELHDTGILVVGVHSGYIDTDMAAHVTGPKNTPEAIAEQVFDAVEASRTEVLADERTRQTKAALGLPGTSVSTRFP; this is encoded by the coding sequence ATGCAGATCCAAGGGGCAACGGCGCTGGTGACCGGCGCCAACCGTGGGCTCGGGCAGGTGATGGCACGGATGCTCCTGCAGCGCGGCGCCCAGCGCGTCTACGGCGGCGCCCGCGACCCACGGTCCGTGGTGGAACCCGGCGTGATCCCGGTCCGCCTCGACATCACCGATCCCGCCCAGGTGGCCACGGCCGCCAAGACGTGCCCCGACGTGACCTTGCTGGTCAACAACGCCGGAGTCCTCACCGACAGCCCGCTGCTGGCCGCACCCGATCTGGATGCCGCCCGCACGGAGATGGAGGTCAACTACTTCGGCACGCTCTCCGTGTGCCGCGCCTTCGCACCGCTGCTCATCGGCAACGCGCCCGGCGCCATCGTCAATGTGCTGTCCATCGCGAGCTGGTTCACCAACCCGGCGATGGGCTCGTACAGCGCCTCCAAGGCCGCCGCCTGGGCCCTGACCAACGGGATCCGCGGCGAACTCCACGACACCGGCATCCTCGTCGTCGGCGTGCACAGCGGCTACATCGACACGGACATGGCCGCCCATGTCACCGGCCCCAAGAACACCCCGGAAGCGATCGCCGAACAGGTCTTCGACGCCGTCGAAGCGAGCCGAACGGAAGTGCTCGCCGACGAACGCACGCGACAGACCAAGGCGGCCCTGGGACTTCCCGGCACGTCAGTTTCCACGCGGTTCCCATAA
- a CDS encoding phosphotransferase, producing the protein MPATLRDLAVLPVDVLANGWDNLVCRLGDEFLVRLPRLAMAAQFVAHEQRWLPESAGRLPLPVPAPCVSDSRRLRSVG; encoded by the coding sequence ATGCCGGCCACGCTGCGAGACCTGGCGGTCCTGCCGGTCGACGTGCTGGCCAACGGCTGGGACAACCTCGTGTGCCGGCTTGGCGATGAGTTCCTCGTCCGGTTGCCGCGGCTGGCCATGGCCGCCCAGTTCGTCGCGCACGAGCAGCGGTGGTTGCCGGAGTCGGCGGGCCGCCTTCCGTTGCCCGTGCCGGCACCGTGCGTGTCGGACAGCCGAAGGCTCAGGAGCGTTGGCTGA